In Lepus europaeus isolate LE1 chromosome 9, mLepTim1.pri, whole genome shotgun sequence, the following are encoded in one genomic region:
- the LRTM1 gene encoding leucine-rich repeat and transmembrane domain-containing protein 1 — protein MAEDTSLQEDAGGRDRGEDDQIKEHSSPTLRNEEPDSGLIRAGSVISGDICGDSAMKGEKNTHSLSTSSNATFYLSVLGELFLLLSLVCLLQGACGCPEKCRCHSSSRFVDCSRQRLAEVPSDLPPQTLTLHLQDNQIHQLPAFAFRSVPQLMTLNLANNSLSNLVSGAFHGLQHLEVLNLTHNSLLSLDSTLSHSLPQLRELDLSSNYISHLPTSLGETWENLTTFAVRQNRLQHLDRALLESMPRVRLLYLKDNLWKCNCSLLGLKLWLEKFIYKGGTTDGIVCGSPDPWKGEKLLTIPHELYRPCPPPSPDPVSSQAQQPGSAHRVALMPTEIHSSECELKPKPRPANLRHAIATIVITGVVCGIVCLMMLAAAVYGCTYAAITAQYHGKSSAQSNEPGKTAGKELFDSSPA, from the exons ATGGCTGAGGACACATCTTTGCAAGAAG ATGCAGGGGGAAGGGACCGAGGGGAAGACGATCAGATCAAAGAGCACAGCAGCCCCACGCTCCGAA ATGAGGAGCCAGATAGTGG ATTAATCAGGGCGGGCTCCGTGATCAGTGGGGACATCTGTGGAGACTCAGCCATGAAAG GGGAGAAAAACACCCACTCCTTGAGCACTAGTTCCAATGCCACTTTCTATTTGTCTGTCCTAGGTGAGCTGTTCCTGCTTTTGAGCCTGGTTTGCCTACTCCAAGGGGCATGTGGCTGCCCGGAGAAGTGCCGCTGTCACTCATCTTCACGTTTTGTAGACTGCAGCCGACAGCGTCTGGCAGAAGTCCCTTCTGATTTGCCTCCTCAGACTCTAACGCTGCACTTACAAGATAACCAGATACACCAACTTCCTGCTTTTGCATTTAGGTCAGTGCCCCAGCTCATGACCTTAAACTTGGCCAACAATTCTCTTTCAAATCTGGTCTCTGGAGCTTTCCATGGACTTCAGCACTTGGAGGTTTTAAACCTAACCCATAACTCCTTGCTTTCCCTGGACAGCACACTTAGCCATTCCCTTCCACAGCTGAGGGAGCTTGATTTGTCGTCAAACTACATAAGCCACCTTCCCACATCCTTGGGCGAAACTTGGGAGAACTTAACCACATTTGCAGTTCGACAAAACCGGCTTCAGCATCTTGATCGAGCACTCCTGGAGTCCATGCCCCGTGTGAGGCTTTTATATCTCAAGGACAACCTCTGGAAATGCAATTGCAGCTTGCTTGGGCTTAAGCTGTGGCTGGAGAAATTTATCTATAAAG GAGGAACAACAGATGGCATCGTTTGTGGGTCACCCGACCCCTGGAAAGGAGAGAAACTCCTTACGATCCCTCACGAGCTGTACCGGCCCTGCCCGCCGCCTTCTCCTGACCCTGTGTCCTCACAGGCCCAGCAGCCCGGCTCTGCCCACAGGGTGGCCCTGATGCCCACCGAGATCCACAGCTCTGAGTGTGAGCTCAAACCCAAGCCAAGGCCGGCCAACCTGCGTCACGCCATCGCCACCATCGTGATCACGGGGGTCGTGTGTGGCATCGTGTGTCTCATGATGCTGGCGGCTGCCGTCTACGGCTGCACCTACGCGGCTATTACCGCCCAGTATCACGGGAAGTCCTCGGCTCAatccaatgagcctgggaagacagcagggaaAGAGCTGTTTGACAGCTCACCTGCTTGA